In the Bradyrhizobium guangzhouense genome, one interval contains:
- a CDS encoding L,D-transpeptidase produces the protein MTDFRRLTATLLAAMGLILSAPQAFAQQPDRGDEPGLIADDSYELDPEWQKQVVYYRTTEPPGTIIISTAERHLYLIQPGGRAIRYGIGVGRDGFQWQGLVQITNKKEWPDWTPPPEMIQRQPYLPRFMAGGPGNPLGARAMYLGNTVYRIHGTNRPDTIGTKVSSGCFRLVNNDVADLYDRVPLGTKVVIRQKPEL, from the coding sequence ATGACGGATTTTCGTCGCCTGACGGCGACATTATTGGCTGCAATGGGCCTGATCCTGTCCGCGCCGCAAGCTTTCGCGCAACAGCCTGATCGCGGCGACGAGCCGGGCTTGATCGCCGACGACAGCTATGAGCTCGATCCGGAATGGCAGAAGCAGGTCGTGTACTACCGCACGACCGAGCCGCCGGGCACCATCATCATCTCGACCGCCGAGCGCCACCTTTACCTGATCCAGCCTGGCGGGCGTGCGATCCGCTACGGCATCGGCGTTGGCCGTGACGGCTTCCAGTGGCAGGGCCTGGTGCAGATCACCAACAAGAAGGAGTGGCCGGACTGGACGCCGCCGCCGGAGATGATCCAGCGCCAGCCCTATCTGCCGCGCTTCATGGCCGGCGGCCCCGGCAATCCGTTGGGGGCCCGCGCCATGTATCTCGGCAACACGGTCTACCGCATCCACGGCACCAACCGGCCCGATACGATCGGCACCAAGGTGTCCTCGGGCTGTTTCCGCCTGGTCAACAATGACGTCGCCGATCTCTACGATCGCGTTCCTCTCGGCACCAAGGTGGTGATCCGTCAGAAGCCCGAGCTCTAG
- a CDS encoding cytochrome c biogenesis CcdA family protein, protein MLELLFAILAGILTIAAPCTLPMLPILLGASIGHSSRARPALIALGFIISFSAAALLLGALTKLFDFDPNVLREAAAILLLGFGLLMLWPAPFEWLSIRLNGWLNLGAVGGAQREGALGGLVLGTTLGLVWTPCAGPVLGSILTLVATSKNLGWAGTLLVAYAIGAAIPMLAIAYGGQAATTRVRSLSRISPRLQQGFGVVVIAFALAAYFQYDTLIVAWLTGFYPTGQIGL, encoded by the coding sequence ATGCTCGAGCTTCTCTTCGCTATCCTCGCCGGCATCCTCACCATCGCCGCACCCTGCACGCTGCCGATGCTGCCGATTTTGCTCGGCGCCTCGATCGGGCATTCGTCGCGGGCGCGGCCGGCACTGATCGCGCTCGGCTTCATCATTTCGTTCTCGGCGGCGGCGCTGCTGCTCGGCGCGCTGACGAAACTGTTCGATTTCGATCCGAATGTGCTGCGCGAGGCGGCGGCGATCCTGCTGCTCGGCTTTGGCCTTTTGATGCTGTGGCCGGCGCCGTTCGAATGGCTGTCGATCCGGCTCAATGGCTGGCTCAATCTCGGCGCGGTGGGCGGCGCACAGCGCGAGGGCGCGCTTGGCGGCCTCGTGCTCGGCACCACGCTCGGCCTGGTCTGGACGCCCTGCGCCGGCCCCGTGCTCGGCTCGATCCTGACGCTGGTCGCGACGTCGAAGAATCTCGGCTGGGCCGGCACGCTGCTGGTTGCCTATGCGATCGGCGCAGCGATCCCAATGCTGGCGATCGCCTATGGCGGACAGGCCGCGACCACACGCGTGCGCAGCCTGTCCCGCATCTCGCCGCGCCTGCAGCAGGGCTTTGGCGTGGTCGTGATCGCCTTCGCGCTTGCCGCCTACTTCCAATACGACACGCTGATCGTGGCGTGGCTCACCGGCTTTTACCCCACCGGCCAGATCGGCCTGTGA
- a CDS encoding sigma-70 family RNA polymerase sigma factor — translation MPNVIAINAQASQSIIAAQATSDDMLLESIADGNRTSMHILYCRHNVRVYRFILRIVRDATTAEDLVSQVFLDVWRTAGQFQGRSQVSTWLLSIARFKALTAMRQRRFEDIDQEDVRQIPDDCDTPETSLDRSDTSAILRACVQKLSPAHREIINLVYYHEKSVEEVGQIIGIPQSTVKTRMFYARKQLADLLKTCGVDRFAA, via the coding sequence ATGCCGAACGTCATCGCCATCAACGCCCAAGCCAGCCAGAGCATCATTGCTGCCCAGGCGACCTCGGACGACATGCTTCTCGAAAGCATTGCCGACGGCAACCGGACGTCCATGCACATTCTTTATTGCCGTCACAATGTGCGGGTCTACCGCTTCATCCTGCGCATCGTCCGTGACGCCACCACGGCCGAAGACCTCGTCAGCCAGGTGTTCCTGGACGTGTGGCGGACCGCCGGCCAATTCCAGGGCCGCTCGCAGGTCTCGACCTGGCTGCTCTCGATCGCCCGCTTCAAGGCGCTGACCGCGATGCGCCAGCGCCGCTTCGAGGACATCGACCAGGAAGACGTGCGGCAGATCCCCGACGATTGCGACACGCCGGAGACCTCGCTCGACCGCAGCGATACCAGCGCCATCCTGCGCGCCTGCGTCCAGAAGCTGTCACCCGCACATCGCGAGATCATCAACCTCGTCTACTACCATGAGAAGTCGGTGGAGGAGGTCGGACAGATCATCGGCATCCCCCAGAGCACGGTGAAGACGCGGATGTTCTACGCCCGCAAGCAACTCGCCGATTTGCTTAAGACTTGCGGCGTCGACCGCTTCGCCGCCTAA
- a CDS encoding thioredoxin family protein — protein sequence MTFKLLAVSAALIGFTVTGAVIPGICDEATPPAVKVAAASQAVTAPDFAGISNWFNSKPLNISDLRGKVVLVDFWTYGCVNCVNTLPHVTDLYAKYKDKGLVVVGVHTPEFPFERSASNVQAALKRHGITYPVAQDNDSKTWDAYRNQYWPAQYVIDQTGKIVFQHEGEGRYDEIDRTVAKLLNASS from the coding sequence ATGACTTTCAAGCTGCTCGCCGTCTCCGCCGCCCTGATCGGCTTCACTGTGACCGGCGCCGTGATCCCCGGCATCTGCGACGAAGCCACGCCCCCAGCCGTCAAGGTCGCGGCCGCGAGCCAGGCGGTGACCGCGCCCGATTTCGCCGGCATCAGCAACTGGTTCAACTCGAAGCCGCTGAACATCTCTGATCTCCGCGGCAAGGTCGTGCTGGTCGACTTCTGGACCTATGGCTGCGTCAACTGCGTCAACACGCTGCCGCACGTCACCGACCTCTATGCCAAGTATAAGGACAAGGGCCTCGTCGTGGTCGGCGTGCACACGCCGGAATTCCCGTTCGAGCGCTCCGCCTCCAACGTGCAGGCGGCGCTGAAGCGCCACGGCATCACCTATCCGGTGGCACAGGACAATGACTCCAAGACCTGGGATGCCTACCGCAACCAGTATTGGCCGGCGCAATATGTGATCGACCAGACCGGCAAGATCGTGTTCCAGCACGAGGGCGAAGGCCGCTACGACGAGATCGACCGCACGGTGGCCAAGCTGCTCAACGCCAGCAGCTAA
- a CDS encoding response regulator produces the protein MTQSQHIMIVDDEAPAREMVGDYLKMHGFTVTLCDGGKSLRTAIDGSMPDLVVLDLNMPEEDGLSIIRDLKSRINVPVIMLTATASPIDRVVGLELGADDYVAKPCELRELMARIRSVLRRSTPAKSAGSDAAPAKSDKDQLVRFGTKWLDLEAQALRDDEGNEHPLTASEFGLLKVFAANPKRVLSRERLLELANARDAEAFDRAVDLRIMRIRRKIEPDPTKPAVIRTIRGGGYLFSPQGEKA, from the coding sequence ATGACACAAAGCCAGCACATCATGATCGTCGACGACGAGGCCCCGGCCCGGGAGATGGTCGGCGATTACCTCAAGATGCACGGCTTCACCGTGACGCTGTGCGACGGCGGCAAGTCCTTGCGCACCGCGATCGACGGCAGCATGCCCGATCTCGTCGTGCTCGACCTCAACATGCCCGAGGAAGACGGCCTGTCGATCATCCGCGACCTCAAGAGCCGCATCAACGTGCCCGTGATCATGCTCACGGCGACCGCGAGCCCGATCGACCGCGTCGTCGGCCTCGAGCTCGGCGCCGACGATTACGTCGCAAAGCCCTGCGAGCTCAGGGAATTGATGGCGCGCATCCGCTCGGTGCTGCGGCGGAGCACGCCGGCGAAATCGGCAGGCAGCGACGCGGCGCCGGCGAAATCGGACAAGGATCAATTGGTGCGCTTTGGGACAAAGTGGCTCGACCTCGAAGCCCAGGCCCTGCGCGACGACGAGGGCAATGAGCATCCGCTGACCGCGTCCGAGTTCGGGCTCTTGAAGGTGTTCGCGGCCAATCCGAAGCGCGTGCTGTCGCGCGAGCGCCTGCTGGAGCTCGCCAATGCGCGCGACGCCGAAGCCTTCGACCGCGCCGTCGACCTGCGCATCATGCGCATCCGCCGCAAGATCGAGCCCGACCCGACCAAGCCTGCCGTGATCCGCACCATCCGCGGCGGCGGCTATTTGTTCTCGCCGCAGGGCGAGAAGGCGTAG
- a CDS encoding ATP-binding response regulator codes for MAEQDDVLHLIDDTGTASEDTDARKWKIAVIDDDPAVHDGTRFALSDYSLNGLGLEILSAHSAAEGRKLMAEHSDIAAVLLDVIMETDVAGLELVEYIRNVLKNETVRIILRTGQPGQAPERRVIVQYDINDYKAKTELTADKLFTSLTAALRSYQQLERMVQTRRGLEIIIDAASTLYDFKSMQRLAEGVLTQLASLLNVDCAGILVLRDNGGVDAELSVLAGSGCYSRFIGTTSSKALDPDLRQLVEDAFQRRKNEFADHRSVIYLRTGSGREVVVLLQSERDLSETDRSLVEIFSSRLSIAFDNVILYQQLQDANTQLEDRVAQRTRALMQANRRLSAQWLRLQRANGFKNEILGTVAHDLKNPLGVILGRTEMLKELISTGASSSGVVAQVDHIRDATKRLTTMVDHLISDAMADAFDITIRREPVDVAALVKEVAEANQPLAVNKQQTISVSAPANIVTMCDTDRIREAIDNLISNAIKYSPIAGKITVAVTHEGNDTIVRVSDEGAGLSPEDLGRLFGRFQRLSAKPTAGESSTGLGLSIVKRIIDMHGGEVTADSNGPGKGSTFTITLPATEMP; via the coding sequence ATGGCCGAACAGGACGATGTCCTCCACCTGATCGACGACACCGGTACCGCGTCGGAGGACACGGACGCCCGGAAATGGAAAATCGCCGTCATCGACGACGATCCGGCCGTGCATGACGGCACCCGTTTTGCGCTCTCGGACTACAGCCTGAACGGCCTGGGGCTCGAAATCCTCTCCGCGCATTCCGCGGCGGAAGGCCGCAAGCTGATGGCGGAGCACAGCGACATCGCCGCGGTGCTGCTCGACGTCATCATGGAGACCGACGTCGCGGGCCTGGAGCTCGTCGAATACATCCGCAACGTGCTCAAGAACGAGACCGTGCGCATCATCCTGCGCACCGGCCAGCCCGGCCAGGCGCCGGAGCGGCGCGTGATCGTGCAGTACGACATCAACGACTACAAGGCCAAGACCGAGCTCACCGCCGACAAGCTGTTCACCTCGCTGACCGCGGCGCTGCGCTCCTACCAGCAGCTCGAGCGCATGGTGCAGACGCGGCGCGGGCTCGAGATCATCATCGATGCGGCCTCGACGCTGTACGACTTCAAGTCGATGCAGCGGCTCGCCGAGGGCGTGCTGACCCAGCTCGCCTCGCTGCTCAATGTCGACTGCGCAGGCATCCTCGTGCTGCGCGACAATGGCGGCGTCGACGCCGAGCTCTCGGTGCTCGCCGGCAGCGGCTGCTACAGCCGCTTCATCGGCACGACCTCGTCGAAGGCGCTCGACCCCGATCTGCGCCAGCTGGTCGAGGACGCGTTCCAGCGCCGCAAGAACGAATTCGCCGACCACCGCAGCGTGATCTATTTGCGCACCGGCTCGGGCCGCGAGGTCGTGGTGCTGCTGCAGTCCGAGCGCGACCTGTCCGAGACCGACCGCTCGCTGGTCGAGATCTTCTCGAGCCGGCTCTCGATCGCGTTCGACAACGTCATCCTCTATCAGCAACTCCAGGACGCCAACACCCAGCTGGAAGACCGCGTCGCCCAGCGCACCCGCGCGCTGATGCAGGCCAACCGCCGGCTCTCGGCGCAATGGCTGCGGCTGCAGCGCGCCAACGGCTTCAAGAACGAGATTCTCGGCACCGTCGCGCATGATCTGAAGAATCCGCTCGGCGTCATCCTCGGCCGCACCGAGATGCTGAAGGAGCTGATCTCGACCGGCGCCTCGTCGTCAGGCGTGGTCGCCCAGGTCGATCATATCAGAGACGCCACGAAGCGGCTGACCACGATGGTCGACCATCTGATCTCGGACGCGATGGCCGATGCCTTCGACATCACCATCCGCCGCGAGCCGGTCGACGTCGCGGCGCTGGTCAAGGAGGTCGCCGAGGCCAACCAGCCGCTCGCGGTCAACAAGCAGCAGACGATCAGCGTCAGCGCGCCCGCCAACATCGTCACCATGTGCGACACCGACCGCATCCGCGAGGCGATCGACAACCTGATCAGCAACGCCATCAAATATTCGCCGATCGCGGGCAAGATCACCGTCGCGGTCACCCATGAGGGCAACGACACCATCGTCCGCGTCAGCGACGAGGGCGCCGGCCTGTCGCCGGAGGATCTCGGCCGCCTGTTCGGCCGGTTCCAGCGGCTCTCCGCAAAACCGACGGCAGGCGAGAGCTCGACGGGGCTTGGGTTGTCCATCGTCAAGCGTATTATCGACATGCATGGCGGCGAGGTCACCGCCGATAGCAACGGCCCGGGCAAGGGCTCGACCTTCACCATCACCCTGCCCGCGACCGAAATGCCGTGA